ATCGCCCGAAACATCCTGTAACAATTTCGACGCTTGAATCGCTTTCCCGGGCCGGGGGGAACCCCCCTGTTTCCCCTTCTCGGTCGCTTTCCGGAACGCCTTGCTTTCAAGCAACGTTAGTAACGTCGCAAGGACCCAGACGGAGGACCGGCTGGGACACCTCGGTAAAGCGGGCGAAGCCAGATGAAAAGACTAGATATCCTGGATGGATTTCGGGGTTATTTCCTCGTTTTCATGATGGTCAACCACCTGACACTGCAAGGTGGGTCGATCATAAGCGTGTTGAACCATTCTTCCCTTGGATATGTTCAGGATGCCCAGGGGTTTGTTTTCATCTCCGGGTTGATCGTTGGGCTCTATTACGCCAAAGGCTATCTCAAGGGACGCAGCCTCGAGATGGACACCAAGATCTATGCCCGGGCCGGGCTGCTCTATCGCTACAGCCTTGTGCTGCTGGGATTGCTGTTTGTGCTGCCCTTGGTGTTTCCGACCTTCGCCGCGCCCTGGGAACGCTTCTATGCCGATTTTTTCCGCGATCCTTTGACCATCGGCATGGGGGCGCTGATCTTGCTCTACCAGCCGACCTATATGGATATTCTGCCCCAATACATCTTGTACCTGCTGCTAACGCCCTTTCTCATCCGCCTCGCCCTTAACGGCAAAGGGGTTCAGGTGCTGGGCGGCAGCATCGCGGTCTGGCTGCTGACCCAGATCGGCGCCCATACCCTGCTGATCACTGCCATCGAGGAGGCCGGCCAGAGCGTCGCCCCCGATTTCATCACCCGCGCCGGCTTCAATCCCATGGGCTGGCAGTTGCTCTTCGTCTCCGGTCTGGTCATCGGCGCCGGACTGACCAAGGGGACCTTGAAGATCGGCGACTGGTTCGACGCCTCGCGCCCCGGCCCCGCCCTGACCTCGCTGGCCCTTGTCGTCTATTTCATGGTGATGCGCCTAGGCTTCACCTTCGACTACCTGCCCGACCACGTGGTCCAGGCCTTCCGGATGCTCGACCACCGGACCACCTTCAGCCTGATCTATCCGATCAACTTTTTAGCCCTGGGCTATCTGGTGACCTGGCTGATCATCTGCGGCCCCCACGCGGCCTCGCCGATCGTGCAAAAAGCCGGCTGGGTGCTCAAAGGCTTGTTCATGATGGAGTTCCTGCGCTTCCTTGGCCGCCATTCGCTGCAGGTCTACGCCTTCCATCTGGTCCTGGTCTTCGCCATGTATTTCGTTGATTTCTATACGGAGGAGTTCAACGAGGTCGCCAAGACCGGCATCGTGCTGTCGGGCGTCGCCCTGCTCGCCGTTCCGGCTTGGCTGCATGAGCAAAAGCAAAAGGCCAAAACTGCCCAAAGGGCCGCCGCCCGCACCTGACCCGTCGAGGCCCATCTCGGGCCCCATCGAAAAAGCTCAAAAAAAGACGCGGAGGGGAGAGCCTCCGCGTCTTCTGCTTTGACCGGCCGTCCAACCGGGACGGCTGGTGGCAGGCGGTTACGCCGGAAGGGCGCTGCGGGTGTCCTCGACGCCCAGGGCCTTGCGCCAGCCCGGATAGATCTGGTCGGCGTCGCCGGGGAAGGACTCGAAGGCGCGGGCCAGTTCCTTGTGCTCGCGGGCATAGTCCAGAACCGGAACCCCGTCCCGCCAGGCTTGCCAGGCTTGACGCAACGACCGCGCCCCGGCCACCGGGCCGTCGATATGGCCGAAGGCGCCGCCGCCGGCGGTCAAGATGACATTGGCATTACCCAGGTTCTCGAAGAAGCCGGGCATGCGCAGGGCGTTCATGCCGCCGCTGATGATCGGCGTACAAGCCTTCATGCCGCCCCAGGATTGACGGTAGAACGGCCCCTGGGCCTCGTCCTGGGTCAGCATATAGGCGATGGCGCGGTCGCTGGACTCGCCTTCCATCTTGCCAAAGCCCATGGTGCCGGTGTGGATGCCGCTGGCGCCCTGCAGGCGGGCCATCTTGCAATGGACGAAGGCGGTATAGCCGCGCTTGGACTGGGGCGAGGTGACGGCGCCGTGGCCAGCCCGGTGATAATGCAAGAAGTTATCGGGGAAGCGGCGGCGCGCCGTGGTGATCGCCGCGGCGCCGGCGACATAGCCGTCGACCAGCAAGGCGACATGCGAGGCGTTCTCGCCGAAGGTCTCCAGCACATACTCGCCACGGGCGATGATCTCGAAGGGATCGTCGGCGGTGATATTGGCCGAGAACAGCTTGGCCTCGCCGGTCTCGTCCTGGGCCCGCCTCATGGCGTCGGCGACCAGGGCGATGGTGTCGCGCAAGGGGGCGAAGGGCTGATTGCCCTGGGGCTCGTCGTTCTTGATGAAGTCGCCGCCCAGCCAGAAGGCGTGGCAGGCCTCGGCGAAGGGCTTGGGACGCAGGCCGAGCTTCGGCTTGATGATCGTGCCGACGACCAGACCGCCGTCGACCTCGGGCCGCCCCAGCACTTTCCACAGGGCCGAGATATTGACGCTCGGGCCATCAAACAGGGCGCGATAAGCCTCGGGCACATAGAAATCGTGCATCTTGGCGTATTCCACGTCGCCCATACCCTGGTTGTTTCCCATGGTGAGCGTCAGGAACGAGGCGATCATCGCCTTGCCGTCGGTGATGTTGCGGTCGAACAAAGCCACCGGATAGGCGATCTTGGTCAGCTCGCGGGCCTCGTCCACCTCATAGACCAGGGCGTCGACGCCCCGGGTGAAATCGTCGGTGGTGCAGACCTCGACGTTGGTGCCCGTCGAACTCTCGGCGGCGAAATGCGCCGCGGTCGCCACATAGCCATATCCGGCCTTGGGCTTCATGATATAGGCACAAAGCACATGCTCGCCGCCGGCGATCAGATCCTCTTCCTTGAGCGCCAGATTGACGTAACGAGATGACTGGTCCATCGGTGGACTCTCCCTAGATGTTCGATGGGGGGCACTGTACCCCCATCGATCCATAAGCCATAATTTATTGTTTTAGACTTCCCCATAAGTAAAAGATTATACGACTTTCCGTTGTCCGCGCTTTTCAGCCGCTGACATGACGGTTGCGGCGCGGCGGCAGGGTGCGGATGGCGTCGCTCAACAGGTCCTCGCCGCGCGCCTTGAGAAAGGCCACCATCGCCTCGGCCACCGGCAGCAGGTGCTTGCCCTCGCGGATCACCACATACCAGTCGCGCTGGATCGGCAGCCCTTCCACATCAAGGATCACCAGCCGGCCGACCGAAAGCTCCAGGCTCATGGTGTTGCGCGACAGCAGGCTGATGCCCATGCCGGCCATCACCGCCTGCTTGATGGTCTCATTGCTCGACATCTCGATCATGCGGTGGGGCAGCACCCCATGGTCGGTCATCAGCTTTTCCATAAGGATGCGCGTGCCCGACCCCGGCTCGCGCATCAGAAAGGTTTCCCCCGACAGATCGTGGAACGTCAGCTTGCGCCGCACCAGCGGATGATCCGACGCCGCGACCATCACCATCGGATTGGGGGCGAAGCGTTCGGCGCGCACCGCCGGCTCGGTCGGCGGCCGGCCCATGATGAACAGGTCCAGGGCGTTTTCCTGGATCATCCCCAGGATCTGCTCGCGATTGGCCACCGTCAGCCCCAGTTCAACACCGGGATAGCCGGCGGTGAACACCGAGAGCAGGCGGGGGGCGAAGTATTTGGCGGTGCTGACCACGCCGATGCGCAACGCCCCGGCGCGCTTGCCCTTCAGGGCGTCCATCGCCTTGTCGGCATCGGTCACCGCCGCCAGAATGGTCCGCACATGCCCGAGAAGAATGGTTCCGGCCTGGGTGAGCAGCAGCACCCGACCCATCTGCTCAAACAGCGGCAAGCCGGCCAGGGCCTCGATCTGCTTGATTTGCAACGACACCGCCGGCTGGGTCAGCCCCAGTTCCCGGGCGGCGTTGGAGAAGCTGAGGTGGCGGGCGACGGCGTCGAAAATCTGCATCTGCCGCAAGGTGGCGTGGCGCATGGCGGATCATTCCCCTGCCGATTGGCCTATAAGGTTTAGCTTATAGACTATGCCATAATAACTTTGTTGTGTTTATGTGTCCGTCCCGCCAGAATTTCCATGGTGGATTTAGGGGTTCACAAGGCCCCAACCCCTCCCACCCATCAGGAGACGCCGTCATGACCCGCGCCATCCGTATCGCGCCAAGCTTGTTGTCCGCGGATTTCGCCTTTCTCGGCCGCGATGCCCAAGCCATGGCCGACGGCGGAGCCGATATTTTGCACTTCGACGTCATGGACAACCACTATGTGCCCAACCTGACGGTGGGCCCGCTGGTCTGTGCCGCCCTGCGTCCGCATACCTCCTTGCCGATCGATGTCCACCTGATGACGCGGCCGGTCGATCCGCTGATCGATTCCTTCGCCGAGGCCGGGGCCGATATGATCACCTTCCACCCGGAAGCCAGCGATCACGTCCACCGCAGCGTTCAGATGATTCGCAAGCGCGGGCTGAAGGCCGGGGTGGCGCTTAATCCGGCCTCGCCGCTCAGCCTGCTCGACCACATCCTCGAAGACCTCGACTTGGTGCTGATCATGTCGGTCAACCCGGGGTTCGGCGGCCAGAGCTTCATTCCCTCGGCCCTGCCCAAGATCGCCGCCCTGCGCAAACGGATCGACGACGCCGGCTTGCCGGTGGCGATCGAAGTCGACGGCGGGGTCAATCCCGCCAATGCCCGGGCGCTCGGCGCCGCCGGGGCCGATATCCTGGTGGCCGGTTCGGCCATCTTCGGAGCGAGTGACCGGGCCAAGGCCATCGCCTCCATCCGGGGCGCCGCGGAAAGTGGATTAGGTCAGGAAGCCGCATAAATGTCCGTTCTGTCACAGGACCGTCCGCGCGAAAGGCCTCCCATGCTCGCCACCGATCGCACCACGCTTGCGCAGTTCCTTGTCGAGGAATGCCGGGGCCGCGCCGGCGATGATTCCGAGCTTCTTGGTTTGTTGCTCGACGTCGCCCAGGCCTGCAAGACCATCTCGAAGATGACGGCGATGGGCTCGCTCGCCGGGGTTCATGGCTATAACGGCGATGTCAATCCCCAGGGCGAGAATCAGGCGCGGCTCGACCTGATGTCCAATCAGGCCTTCGTCCGCGCCACCGAACGCACCGGCCATGCCGCCGGTCTGGCCAGCGAGGAGATGGAAGAGGTTCTGGGCTTCCCCGAGTCCTACGCCCGGGGCACCTTGCTGCTGGTCTTCGATCCCCTCGACGGATCGTCCAACATCGATATCAACGGCACCGTCGGCTCGATCTTTTCGATCCTGCCGATGCCCCGCCCCGGCGAAGCCCCGCAGACCGCCGACTTCCTGCAATCGGGCCGCCAGCAGGTGGCCGCCGGCTATGCCCTTTATGGCCCCTCGACCATGTTCGTGCTGACCATCGGCTCGGGCGTTCACGGCTTCACCCTCGATCCGCTGCTTGGCGATTTCATTCTGACCCACCCGTCGATGACGGTGATCCCCGAAAGCGGCGAATTCGCCATCAACAGCTCGAACAGCCGCTTCTGGGAACCGCCGATCCGCGCCTATGTCGATGAATTGCTGGCCGGGCGCTCGGGTCCGCGGTCCAAGGATTACAACATGCGCTGGATCGCCGCCCTGGTGGCCGATGTCCACCGCATCTTGCTGCGCGGCGGCATCTATCTGTATCCCCGCGACACCAAGACCCCCGATCTGGCCGGGCGCCTGCGCCTGCTCTATGAAGCCGCCCCGGTGGCCTTTTTGATGGAACAGGCTGGCGGCCGCTGCACCACCGGCACGCGGACCATGCTCGACCTCGTGCCCGGGTCCTTGCACGAACGCGTACCGCTGATCTTCGGGTCGGCCGTGGAAGTGGAGCGGGTCGAGACCCTTTACCGCGAGCCGCAACGCCGGGAATTCGCCACGCCGTTGTTCAATCAGCGCGGCTTGTTCCGCGACTAAAGCGGCGTACCGCCGACCGGGGACGTCGGCGCTTACACCATCGTCACCAAAAAAGCGGCAGAGCGGTCAGATCACCACCGCTCGACAGGGGGAAGCACGAGTATGTCGGTTAAGCATCCGATCATCGCCATCACCGGATCCTCGGGCGCGGGAACCACGTCGGTGACCCGCACTTTTGAGCAGATCTTCCGTCGCGAAGGGGTCAACGCGGCGGTCGTCGAAGGCGACAGTTTCCACCGCAATGATCGCAAGGCCATGAAGATCGCCATGGCCGAGGCGCAGAAGGCGGGCAACGCCAATTTCAGCCACTTCGGCCCGGAAGCCAATCTGTTCGAGGAGCTTGAAACGCTGTTTCGCACCTATGGCGAAACCGGCGGCGGCCGGCGACGGCTGTATCTGCACAACGACGAGGAGGCCGCCCCCTTCGCCCAGGAGCCCGGCACCTTCACGCCCTGGGAAGACCTGCCCGAAAGCGATCTGCTGTTCTACGAGGGCCTGCACGGCGCCGTGGTGACCGATACGGTCGATGTCGCCCAGCACGCCGACCTCAAGATCGGCGTCGTGCCGGTGATCAATGTCGAATGGATCCAGAAGCTCCATCGCGATCGCGCCGCCCGCGGCTATAGCACCGAGGCGGTGACCGACACCATTTTGCGGCGCATGCCCGATTACGTTCACTACATCTGTCCGCAGTTCACCCGCACCGATGTGAATTTCCAGCGCGTGCCCTTGGTCGACACCTCCAATCCCTTCGTCGCCCGCCATGTGCCCTCGGCCGATGAAAGCTTCGTCGTCATCCGCTTCCGCGACCCCAAGGGCATCGATTTTCCCTATCTGCTCAACATGCTCAACGACAGCTTCATGTCGCGCCCCAACACCATCGTCGTACCGGGCGGCAAGATGGAACTGTCGATGCAACTGATCTTCACCCCCTTCATCTGGCGGTTCATGGACAAGCGGGCCCGCGCCCTCGGGCGCTGACGCCCAAGTCCTGTCAAGAAAACCGCCCAACAAAACCACAAGGATCCCGGGAGAGTTTCCGATGACCGTCACCACCGCCGCCCCGCCGCCCCGCGCCGACCACGGTGATCCCCAGATCGCCGAACGGGCGGCCACCGCCATTCGCATGCTTGCCGCCGATGCCGTGGAAAAGGCCAAATCCGGCCATCCCGGCGCGCCGCTGGGCATGGCCGATATCGCGGTGGCGCTATGGGGCGTCAACGGTGGCGGCGTGGTCCATCACAATCCGGCCAATCCCTCCTGGCCCGACCGCGACCGGGTGGTGCTGTCGAACGGCCATGCCTCGATGCTGCTCTACGCCCTGCTCCATCTGACCGGCTATGACCTGAGCGCCGCCGATCTGGCCGCCTTCCGCCAGTTCGGCAGCCGCACCCCGGGCCATCCCGAGGTCGACCAGACCCCGGGGGTTGAAACCACCACCGGGCCGCTCGGCCAGGGGCTGGCCAATGGCGTCGGCTTCGCCTTGGCCGAGAAGATTTTGGCCGAGACCTTCAATCGTCCCGACCATGCCATCGTCGACCATCACACCTGGGTGCTGCTTGGCGATGGCTGCCTGATGGAAGGGATCAGCCACGAGGTCGCGTCCCTGGCCGGTCGCCTGGGCCTGGGCAAGCTGATCTGCCTTTATGACGACAACGGCATCTCGATCGATGGCGCGGTCGAGGGCTGGTTCAGCGACGATACTCCGGCGCGCTTCCGCGCCTATGGCTGGCAGGTGATCGAAGGCGTCGACGGCCACGAGATCTCGGCCGTGTCCCTCGCCCTGACCGAGGCCAAGGCCGACGCCCTGCGCCCCACCCTGATCTGCTGCCGCACGGTGATCGGCCAGGGCGCGCCGACCAAGGCCGGCGGCCACGATGTCCACGGCGCGCCGCTGGGCGCGGCCGAAATCGCCGCCATGCGCGAAAGCCTGAACTGGCCCTATGCGCCCTTCGAGGTGCCCGAGGATATCCGCGCCGCCTGTGACGCCCGCCCGGCCGGCGCGGCGCTGGAAGCGGCATGGCGCGCACGCTTCGCGGCTTACCAAAGCGCCTATCCCGAGCTTGCCGCCGAGTTCGAGCGGCGGCTGGCGAGCACCTTCCCCGCCGATTTCGCCCAGACCGAAGAGGCGCTGTTTGCCGATCTGATCGCCGCGGGAACCGTCGCCAGCCGCAAGGCCAGCCAGCTCGCCATCCGCCGGCTGGCCCCGGCCCTGCCCGAGCTGCTGGGCGCCTCGGCCGATCTCACCGGGTCGAACCTCACCGACTGGCCGGGGGCGGCGCGCATCAACGACGGTCCGGCCGGGCGCTATCTGTCGGCGGGCGTGCGCGAGTTCGGCATGGCCGCCGTTCTCAACGGCATGGCCTTGCATGGCGGCTTCATTCCCTTTGGCGGCACCTTCCTGGTGTTTTCCGATTATTCGCGCAACGCCATTCGTCTGGCCGCCCTGATGCGCCGGAGGGTCATCCATATTCTCACCCATGATTCCATCGGCCTGGGCGAGGATGGGCCGACCCATCAGCCGGTCGAACACGCCGCCTCGCTGCGCCTGATCCCCAATCTGGCCGTCTGGCGCCCCGGCGACGCCTTTGAAACCGCTGTCGCCTGGAGCGCCGCGCTTCGCCGCGCCGATGGCCCCTCGGCCCTGTTGCTCTCGCGCCAGAACCTGCCGGCCCAAAGCTTTGACGGCGACCGCCGGGCGGCGGCGTCGCGCGGCGGCTATACGCTGTCGGCCCGTCCCCAGCCGCGCGCCATCATCCTGGCCAGCGGCTCCGAGCTGGGCCTCGCCACCGCCGCCCAGGCGCTGCTCGATGGCGAAGGGATCGCGGTGAACGTGGTGTCGGTTCCCTGTCTCGAGCTGTTTTTGTCCCAGCCCAAGGACTGGATCGACGCGGTTCTGCCGCCCGACCTGCCCCGTCTGGCCGTCGAAGCCGCCCATCCCGATCCCTGGTGGAAGGTGGTCGGCCTTGAAGGCGCGGTCATCGGCATGGACCGCTTCGGCGAATCCGCCCCGGCGCCCGAGTTGTTCGCCCATTTCGGCTTCACCCCGGCGGCGGTCGCCGCCCGGCTGCGCGACTTGCTCGCGAAATAGCCGCCCCTTTCGGACCCAATCACTCGCGGTGGCGCTGCGGGTCATCCCCTCGACGCGCACCAAGACCCACCGCAACCTTACCCCCCCAGGCCTCTCGCCCAGGGGGGTTCTTTTTTTTTAAAAAAGGAGTCCCATCTAAAACGAAGCCTTCGGTTGAATAGATGGACAGAATAGTAACGCCCCTTCAATCGATCTCGAAGACCCGGTGCTAAGGAGAAAGCCGATGGATGAGACACCGCCGAGAAACGGCATGTGGTCCACCTCCGGCCGAAGCCAGGGATCTTTCATCTGGGACGGGCTTTCATGATCCCTTCGACGACAGATGACGCGAGGCCGGACCTCCCCTCGGATCAGGCGGAGCGCCATCCCGAGGGAGGGGCCGATTTCGAGGCGATTTTCAGGGCGCTTCCGGGCCCCCATCTGATTCTGGACGCGGACTTGAAGATCGCCGCCGTCAATGACGCCTACCTTCAGGCGACGCTGACCCGTCGCGGCGAGATCCTTGGCCGGGGCATATTCGAGGTCTTTCCCGACAACCCCAATGATCCGGTCAGCGAGGGCGTGCGCAATCTGCGGGCCTCGCTCCTGCGCGTCCTGTCAAGCCGGACCCAGGATGTGATGTCCATTCAGAAGTATGACGTGCGCAAGCCGGGCGGCGGGGCGGGCGACTTCGAGCTGCGCTATTGGAGTCCGATCAATACCCCCGTGCTTGGCGCCGATGGCGCGGTCGTCTACATCGTTCACTATGCCCAGGATCTAACCGAATACTATGCTTCCTCCGGGCAACAGGATTTCGCCGAGGGCGGGAAGGACGACATCGTCCGGCAGATGGAAGCGGAAATCTTTCAGCGCTCCAAAGAAGTCGCCAAATCAAACCTGAAATTGAAGGAAGCCAATTCAGAACTGGCGATCCTTTACGAAAAAACCCGCGAACTCGATGATATCAAAACCCAGTTCTTCGCCAACGTCAGCCACGAGCTGCGCACCCCGCTGACCTTGATCCTCGGGCCGGTCACCAGCCGTCAGGAGGACCCGACGCTCGCCCCGGCCGAAAAGCGGGTGCTTGATATGGTGGCGCGCAATGCCCGACTGCTGCTCCGCCACGTCAACGACCTGCTTGATATCGCTAAACTCGAAGCCGGGCAGATGCGGATGCAATATGTCCGCACCGATGTGACCCGGCTCTGCCGCTTCGCCCTGTCGCACTTCGACTCGTTGGCCGAGGAACGGGCCATCGCCTTCACCCTGGAGGCGCCCGCCGTCCTTTGGGCCGAGATCGATCCGGAAAAGTTCCGGCGGGTCCTGCTCAACCTTCTGTCCAACGCCTTCAAATTCACCCCCAACCAGGGGGAGATCACCGTGTCGCTGATCGATCGCGGCGATGATGTGATCTTGCGGGTGAGCGACAACGGGCCGGGGATTCCCGAAAGCATGTGGACCGCCGTGTTCGAGCGCTTCCGCCAAGTCGATGGCGGCAGCGACCGCCGCCATGGCGGAACCGGGCTTGGTCTGGCCATCGTCAGGGAATTCGTCGATCTCCACGGCGGCGAGGTGAGCATCGGGCAGGCCTCGGAAGGCGGGGCGGCGTTCACCGTCGTCCTGCCCAAAAAGGCCCCGCCCGACGTCGCGGTCTATCCCGAAATCGGCGACACCCTGGCCGAAGGCCCGGGGTTCTATCGTGACATCGATAAGGGGCTTGAGGGCGAGGACCGCCTGACGGACCTCGCCCCGTCTGCCGCCGCCAGCGGGCCCGCCAGCGGGCCCGCTGGCGGCGTCGGCATCAACGCCCCGCTCGTTCTTGTCGTGGAGGACAACCCCGACATGAACGCCTTTGTCAGCGAGATCGTCGCTGGACACTATCGGGTGATCTCGGCCTTCGACGGCCAGGAGGGGCTGGAGAAGGCCCACGAAACCCTGCCCGATCTGATCATCAGCGATGTCATGATGCCAAGGATGAGCGGCGAGACCATGGCCGACACCCTGCGTCAGGATGGTCTGACCAGCGATATTCCGATCATCATGCTCACCGCCAAAGCCGATGAGGCCATGCGCGCGCGCATGCTGCGCGGCGTGGTGCAGGACTATCTGTTCAAACCGTTTTCCCGCCTGGAACTGCTGGCCCGCGCCGATGGGCTGATCGCCGACCACCGCCGCAAGCAGATGGTATTGCGCGAGAGCGAAGCCCGCTTCCGCGCCACCTTCGAACAAGCCGCCGTCGGCATCGCCCATCTCGATCCCGATGGCCATTGGCTGCGGGTGAACCACAAGCTCTGCGATATCGTCGGCTATCCCCCCGACGAGTTGCTCACGCTCAGCTTCCAAGACATCACCCATCCCGATGACCTGCGGGCCGATCTTCGCCAGATGGAGGCCCTGCTCGCCGGCCAGATCGACACCTATACCATCGAAAAGCGCTACATCCGCAAAACGGGGGAAAGCCTGTGGATCAACCTGACCGTCTCCCTGGTGCGCGACATCCATAACGCCCCGGCCTATTTCATCTCGGTGGTCGAAAACATCCAAAGCCGCAAGGAGGCCGAACTTCAGTTGCTGCTGGCCTCGGCGGTGTTTTCCAACAGCATGGAGGGGATCTTCGTCACCGACCTCAAAGGTTCGATCCTGGCGGTCAATCCGGCCTTCAGCCAGATCACCCTCTATGAAGCCGCCGAGGTTCTGGGGCGCAACGCCCGCATCTTGCAATCGGGTCGCCAAAACCGCGAGTTCTATGTCGCCTTGTGGCAAGACGTCCTGACCATCGGATCCTGGCGCGGGGAAATCTGGAACCGCCGCCGCGATGGCGAGGTTTTCCCCGAATGGCTCAGCATCAGCTCGGTGCGCAACCATCAGGGCGAAGTCACCAATTACATCGGCATTTTCTCCGATCTGTCGCGGATCAAGCATTCCGAAGCCAAATTCCACCACCTCGCCCACCACGATCCGCTAACCGGCCTGCCTAACCGCCTGCTGTTGCGCAGCCGCCTCGATCACGCGATCGAACGGGCGCGGCGCACCGGCGGGCGGTGCGCCGTGTTGTTTCTCGACCTTGACCGCTTCAAGATGATCAACGACAGCCTGGGTCACCGGGCAGGTGATACCTTGCTGCGCACCCTGGGGGCGCGCCTGACCGCCTGCCTGGGCGATACCGGCACCCTCGCCCGCCTGGGCGGCGATGAATTCGTCGCGGTGATTGAAGACATCGATGGCATCCCGGCCGTCGGCACGATCGCCCTCACCATGCTCGAGCGCCTGCGCGAACCCTGCCGGTTGAGCGAAGGCCCCGAGGTTTGCATCGGCGGCAGCGTTGGCATCAGCCTATTCCCCGAAGACGGCGACAACCCCGATACCTTGCTCCAACATGCCGATACCGCGCTGGGCCAGGTCAAAGGCGCCGGAGGGGGGGCTTATGGATTTTACACCCGGACCTTGACCGAACGGATCTCCGCCCGCCTTGGCCTGGAGGCCGGATTGCGCCACGCCTTGGAACAGGGGGATTTTCTCCTCCACTACCAACCCTTGATCGCGCTGGGGACCGGCGAGGTCGAAGGGGTGGAGGCGCTGGTCCGCTGGGCGGGCGGCGACGGCCTGCTTATTCCCCCCGACCGCTTTATTCCCCTGGCCGAAGACACCGGGTTGATCGTTCCCTTGGGCGAATGGGTGCTCGGGGAAGCCTGCCGAACCATGCAGCGCTGGCGCAGCCAGGGCATGCCCCTGACGGTGCTGGCCGTCAATCTGTCACCCCGCCAGTTCCGCGACCACGCCATTCCCGCCCTGGTCCGCCGGGTCCTTGAACAAACCGGCTTGCCGGCCAGCGTCCTTGAGCTGGAAATCACCGAAAGCGCCATCATGGAACAAGGTGCCGCCGCCGAGGCCCAGATGACCGGGCTTAAGCACTTGGGCGTGCGGCTGGCGATCGATGATTTCGGCACCGGCTATTCGTCGCTGGCCAACCTCCGCCGCTTCCCCATCGATAAGATCAAGATCGACCAAAGCTTCGTGCGCGATATCCCGCGCGATGCCGCCGCCGAAGAGATCACCGCGACGATCATCGCCATGGGGCGCACGCTCAAGCTCCATGTCCTGGCCGAAGGGGTGGAAACCACCGATCAGCTTGATTTCCTGTCGCGCAAGCAATGCGACAGCGCCCAGGGCTATCTGTTCAGCCGGCCGATCACCGCCGCCGCCCTGGAAAAGTGGCTCGCCCTACGCTGAGCCCGGATTGCCCGGCTTGCCCGGGGGCCACGAAGGGACTAAACGGAAAAGCGCGGGGAAAACAGCCCCGTCCCGCCCCCTCTCCCCCGGAGACACCAGCCTTGACCACCCTGACCATCCGCCCGGCGCGGCCCGATGACGACGCCTTGGCCATTCAAGCGATCTATGCGCCCTATGTCCTGACCAGCACGGCGACCTTTGAAAACGTCCCCCCCAGTGTCGATGACATGGCCGGCCGCCTGCGCACCCTGGTCGAGGGTGGCTATCCGGTGCTGGTGGCCGAGGAAAGCGGCGAAGGCGCTCCGCCCAGGATCGTCGGCTATGCCTATGCCGGCCCCTATCACAAGCGCCCGGCCTATCGCGCGACGCTGGAGAATTCGATCTATGTCGATAGCCAGTGCCGGCGGGGCGGCGTCGGCGCGGCGTTGATGACCCGGCTGCTGGCCGAGGCCGCCGAGCGCGGCTTCCGTCAGGTGATCGCCGTCATCGGCGATGCCGACAATACTGCCTCGCGCCAGTTTCACCTGCGCCAGGGCTTCCGCGAGGCCGGGATGATCGCCGCCGTCGGCTGGAAATTCGGGCGCTGGCTTGATGTGTTCTATTACCAGATCACCCTGGGCGCCGGA
The DNA window shown above is from Rhodospirillum rubrum ATCC 11170 and carries:
- the rpe gene encoding ribulose-phosphate 3-epimerase produces the protein MTRAIRIAPSLLSADFAFLGRDAQAMADGGADILHFDVMDNHYVPNLTVGPLVCAALRPHTSLPIDVHLMTRPVDPLIDSFAEAGADMITFHPEASDHVHRSVQMIRKRGLKAGVALNPASPLSLLDHILEDLDLVLIMSVNPGFGGQSFIPSALPKIAALRKRIDDAGLPVAIEVDGGVNPANARALGAAGADILVAGSAIFGASDRAKAIASIRGAAESGLGQEAA
- a CDS encoding OpgC family protein, which produces MKRLDILDGFRGYFLVFMMVNHLTLQGGSIISVLNHSSLGYVQDAQGFVFISGLIVGLYYAKGYLKGRSLEMDTKIYARAGLLYRYSLVLLGLLFVLPLVFPTFAAPWERFYADFFRDPLTIGMGALILLYQPTYMDILPQYILYLLLTPFLIRLALNGKGVQVLGGSIAVWLLTQIGAHTLLITAIEEAGQSVAPDFITRAGFNPMGWQLLFVSGLVIGAGLTKGTLKIGDWFDASRPGPALTSLALVVYFMVMRLGFTFDYLPDHVVQAFRMLDHRTTFSLIYPINFLALGYLVTWLIICGPHAASPIVQKAGWVLKGLFMMEFLRFLGRHSLQVYAFHLVLVFAMYFVDFYTEEFNEVAKTGIVLSGVALLAVPAWLHEQKQKAKTAQRAAART
- a CDS encoding ribulose-bisphosphate carboxylase; translated protein: MDQSSRYVNLALKEEDLIAGGEHVLCAYIMKPKAGYGYVATAAHFAAESSTGTNVEVCTTDDFTRGVDALVYEVDEARELTKIAYPVALFDRNITDGKAMIASFLTLTMGNNQGMGDVEYAKMHDFYVPEAYRALFDGPSVNISALWKVLGRPEVDGGLVVGTIIKPKLGLRPKPFAEACHAFWLGGDFIKNDEPQGNQPFAPLRDTIALVADAMRRAQDETGEAKLFSANITADDPFEIIARGEYVLETFGENASHVALLVDGYVAGAAAITTARRRFPDNFLHYHRAGHGAVTSPQSKRGYTAFVHCKMARLQGASGIHTGTMGFGKMEGESSDRAIAYMLTQDEAQGPFYRQSWGGMKACTPIISGGMNALRMPGFFENLGNANVILTAGGGAFGHIDGPVAGARSLRQAWQAWRDGVPVLDYAREHKELARAFESFPGDADQIYPGWRKALGVEDTRSALPA
- a CDS encoding class 1 fructose-bisphosphatase; protein product: MSVLSQDRPRERPPMLATDRTTLAQFLVEECRGRAGDDSELLGLLLDVAQACKTISKMTAMGSLAGVHGYNGDVNPQGENQARLDLMSNQAFVRATERTGHAAGLASEEMEEVLGFPESYARGTLLLVFDPLDGSSNIDINGTVGSIFSILPMPRPGEAPQTADFLQSGRQQVAAGYALYGPSTMFVLTIGSGVHGFTLDPLLGDFILTHPSMTVIPESGEFAINSSNSRFWEPPIRAYVDELLAGRSGPRSKDYNMRWIAALVADVHRILLRGGIYLYPRDTKTPDLAGRLRLLYEAAPVAFLMEQAGGRCTTGTRTMLDLVPGSLHERVPLIFGSAVEVERVETLYREPQRREFATPLFNQRGLFRD
- a CDS encoding LysR family transcriptional regulator, translated to MRHATLRQMQIFDAVARHLSFSNAARELGLTQPAVSLQIKQIEALAGLPLFEQMGRVLLLTQAGTILLGHVRTILAAVTDADKAMDALKGKRAGALRIGVVSTAKYFAPRLLSVFTAGYPGVELGLTVANREQILGMIQENALDLFIMGRPPTEPAVRAERFAPNPMVMVAASDHPLVRRKLTFHDLSGETFLMREPGSGTRILMEKLMTDHGVLPHRMIEMSSNETIKQAVMAGMGISLLSRNTMSLELSVGRLVILDVEGLPIQRDWYVVIREGKHLLPVAEAMVAFLKARGEDLLSDAIRTLPPRRNRHVSG